In one Massilia endophytica genomic region, the following are encoded:
- a CDS encoding STY0301 family protein, whose protein sequence is MMKWFYLLALCASFTEACAASFKIECPAQIASTSLRLSGTPTGWRGHVSSPLFLHNAAPIDGPPEDLGSLMGETIKESKNHWVIRYSLDGPFPKGKWFTCDYGSLNEVSLSRQLPGNTMECTVTGRKGVHAGENTFEIVCRN, encoded by the coding sequence ATGATGAAATGGTTCTACCTGCTGGCGCTATGCGCCAGCTTCACAGAGGCATGCGCCGCATCCTTCAAAATCGAATGCCCGGCACAGATTGCCAGCACCTCGCTTCGACTGAGCGGCACGCCAACGGGATGGCGAGGTCATGTCTCATCACCGCTGTTCCTGCACAATGCTGCCCCCATCGACGGCCCCCCGGAAGACCTGGGATCCCTGATGGGGGAAACCATCAAGGAATCGAAGAACCATTGGGTGATTCGATATTCGCTGGACGGTCCCTTCCCCAAAGGGAAATGGTTCACCTGCGACTATGGCTCGCTCAACGAGGTTTCGCTGAGCCGGCAGCTTCCCGGCAACACGATGGAATGCACAGTCACCGGCCGGAAAGGCGTTCATGCCGGAGAGAATACGTTCGAAATCGTGTGCCGGAACTAG
- a CDS encoding helix-turn-helix domain-containing protein translates to MSNSDVVLTIRQVAEYLKVTERTIYRLAASKKIPAFKVGGAWRFRKADIEGWIGAQATQAEERQD, encoded by the coding sequence ATGTCGAATTCCGATGTCGTATTGACAATAAGGCAGGTCGCCGAATATTTGAAGGTAACCGAGCGGACGATTTATCGGTTAGCCGCGTCTAAAAAAATTCCGGCTTTCAAGGTCGGGGGGGCATGGCGCTTTAGAAAGGCTGACATTGAGGGCTGGATTGGGGCACAGGCTACGCAAGCGGAGGAACGTCAAGATTGA
- a CDS encoding BPSL0067 family protein — protein sequence MAFIYKEASRLDKQEKIGDGECVTLIKHFTGAGMTRTWKQGAAVAGNRALREGTAIATFVNGRWRGLAHGNHAAFYLSQVADGVYIVDQWKNNATKPLISRRFIRRLGKDSRGNYIRPTENADAYSVIE from the coding sequence ATGGCGTTCATCTACAAGGAAGCGAGCCGTCTGGACAAGCAGGAAAAGATTGGCGACGGTGAATGCGTGACGCTGATTAAACACTTCACGGGTGCAGGCATGACCAGAACGTGGAAGCAAGGCGCCGCTGTGGCTGGAAACCGCGCACTGCGGGAAGGCACCGCTATCGCCACCTTCGTCAACGGCCGCTGGCGCGGGCTCGCTCACGGCAATCATGCGGCGTTCTATCTCAGCCAGGTGGCGGATGGTGTCTATATAGTCGACCAGTGGAAGAACAACGCCACAAAACCCCTGATCTCCAGGAGATTCATACGAAGACTGGGCAAGGACAGCCGGGGCAACTATATCCGGCCGACCGAAAACGCGGACGCCTACTCGGTGATCGAATGA
- a CDS encoding site-specific DNA-methyltransferase has product MTSPADQTNATSDLGYSPDPLAQRRAELLALLSQTAPELLSDNQQINVDKLKALLGEEHTAGGEHYELSWAGKSAARREIQKTSSHTLLPDANNPVQAQHIFIEGENLEVLRVLQKSYYGKVKMIYIDPPYNTGNDSFVYPDDYSETLEEYQKRTGEKNEAGYLNKQSLWKKNTKESGQYHSAWLSMMYPRLYLARNLLLDDGVIFISIDDNEAANLKLLCDEVFGEENLLCQFAWRTDGNFDNQAKFKQCHEYILAYAKNESAFPHPLIVDPNTPSNSKIFKPEIRNTIVKNGPKNPPSEVLLPAGFPAAFQNGVIEARKDSWPQVLDEIRVIDGRLTHAARVFSGWSSKDLLEAFIANGCKEIVDAKDQATAFEISATGAIEAVKVRGEPSHVISILSGFGGPQKATASLQALEVPFTDYPKPVSLVKYFSNMANGNDFIAMDFFAGSGTTTQAIMELNCDDGGCRQSISVQMPELLDEDSEAYKSGYRTIADITRDRIDKVIAKLKAEHPDKTADLACAHFKLAPSSFKVWRGDVNDAQALRDQLALFQSTEKTGQAPQEVDAQTAMLTELLLKHGLGTLGVHAISKPLQVAGVTVHRVLTHDDKHMWLCFEPYTEALKEEIVRSRPAQVVMLNSCFAGKDGHGADEMLSNLQLELAGLDIGLTVI; this is encoded by the coding sequence ATGACAAGTCCAGCCGATCAAACAAACGCTACCTCCGACCTGGGGTACAGCCCCGACCCCTTGGCCCAGCGCCGCGCCGAACTGCTGGCCCTGCTGAGCCAGACTGCGCCCGAGCTGCTGAGCGACAATCAGCAGATCAATGTCGACAAGCTTAAGGCATTACTTGGTGAAGAACACACAGCGGGCGGCGAACATTACGAACTGAGCTGGGCTGGCAAATCAGCCGCCCGCCGCGAGATCCAAAAAACGAGCAGCCACACCCTGCTGCCCGACGCCAACAACCCGGTTCAAGCGCAGCACATTTTCATCGAGGGTGAAAACCTGGAAGTGCTGCGCGTGCTGCAAAAAAGCTATTACGGCAAGGTCAAGATGATCTACATCGACCCGCCCTACAATACCGGTAACGACAGCTTTGTTTACCCCGACGACTATTCGGAAACGCTGGAGGAATACCAAAAGCGTACCGGTGAGAAAAACGAAGCGGGCTATCTGAACAAGCAAAGCCTGTGGAAGAAGAACACCAAGGAGAGCGGGCAATACCACAGCGCCTGGCTGTCCATGATGTATCCGCGTTTGTATTTGGCACGAAATCTGTTGCTTGATGATGGAGTGATCTTCATCAGCATTGATGACAATGAGGCAGCGAACTTGAAGTTGCTGTGCGATGAGGTTTTTGGTGAAGAAAATTTGCTATGTCAATTTGCTTGGCGAACTGATGGCAACTTCGATAACCAGGCTAAGTTCAAGCAGTGTCATGAGTACATTCTCGCGTATGCAAAAAATGAAAGTGCGTTTCCTCATCCATTAATAGTTGATCCCAATACTCCAAGCAACAGTAAAATTTTTAAGCCGGAAATAAGAAATACGATAGTCAAAAACGGGCCGAAGAATCCACCAAGCGAAGTCCTTCTCCCAGCAGGCTTTCCCGCAGCATTTCAAAATGGGGTGATTGAGGCCCGAAAAGATTCTTGGCCACAAGTCCTCGATGAAATAAGGGTAATAGATGGGCGATTGACTCACGCCGCAAGGGTTTTCAGTGGTTGGAGTTCAAAAGATTTGCTTGAGGCATTCATCGCCAATGGATGCAAAGAAATAGTTGACGCAAAAGATCAAGCGACGGCATTTGAGATTTCCGCAACAGGAGCAATAGAGGCGGTTAAGGTGAGAGGCGAGCCAAGCCATGTCATTTCAATTCTATCGGGATTCGGTGGGCCACAAAAAGCAACGGCAAGTCTACAGGCCCTGGAGGTACCCTTCACGGACTACCCAAAGCCAGTTTCCCTAGTGAAATATTTTTCAAATATGGCAAACGGCAACGATTTTATTGCAATGGATTTTTTCGCTGGAAGCGGAACAACGACGCAAGCAATTATGGAACTGAACTGTGACGACGGTGGATGTCGTCAATCCATATCGGTCCAAATGCCCGAACTCCTCGACGAAGACAGCGAGGCCTATAAATCCGGTTACCGTACAATCGCAGACATCACCCGAGACAGAATCGACAAGGTAATCGCTAAGCTGAAGGCAGAGCACCCGGACAAAACCGCCGACTTGGCCTGTGCGCATTTCAAGCTGGCCCCGTCCAGCTTCAAGGTCTGGCGCGGCGACGTGAACGACGCGCAGGCCCTGCGCGACCAGCTGGCCCTGTTCCAAAGCACTGAAAAAACCGGGCAGGCCCCGCAAGAGGTGGACGCGCAAACCGCCATGCTGACGGAGTTACTGCTCAAGCACGGCCTGGGCACCTTGGGTGTGCACGCCATCAGCAAGCCTCTGCAAGTGGCGGGCGTGACGGTGCATCGGGTGTTGACGCACGACGACAAGCACATGTGGCTGTGTTTTGAGCCTTACACCGAGGCGCTGAAAGAGGAAATCGTTCGCTCCCGCCCAGCGCAGGTGGTGATGCTCAACTCCTGCTTTGCGGGCAAGGATGGACATGGGGCCGACGAGATGCTGTCGAATCTACAGCTGGAGCTGGCAGGGCTGGACATTGGCCTGACGGTGATTTGA
- a CDS encoding SNF2-related protein, translating to MISAYHAKYYAHELTRRHIADSVGRLSQSLFDASVDLNPHQIEAALFALRNPLQEGVLLADEVGLGKTIEASLVVCQYWAERRRRLLVICPASLRKQWAQELQDKFAVPTAVMDAVSLRTQSAGDTLATLQRQVGKAVVIMSYQFAAKLEAELRAVPWDVVVLDEAHKLRNAHRASNRTGQALKRALHGRKKLMLTATPLQNSLMELYGLSTLIDEHMFGDEAAFRKQFMNSGTGLDELRVRLATFAKRTLRRDVLEYIKYTERKALTQPFNPTDDEQALYERISAFLQKEDSYALPKQQRHLTALILRKLLASSSHAVAATLVTIRERLQGLLTADKTEDDGNQLVEQLIAEDDLEQDYLEEEASEAEEDAEAPTAAAAENGKPCAAKDAQAARVAITAEIQELTAFIDAARALQTDTKAQALLKALNLGFGKMTELRAPRKAIIFTESKRTQEYLHRFLSANGHAGKLVLFSGTNTHEDSTAIYQRWLEQYKGTDRVTGSPQVDRRTALIDHFRKDDGKGAEIMIATEAAAEGVNLQFCALIINYDLPWNPQRVEQRIGRCHRYGQRFDVVVINFLNTRNQADQRVLELLTEKFNLFSGVFGASDEVLGRIEGGLDFEKRILQIYDTCRQPEQIEAAFNALQTELEEVIADRIKHTQSQLLENFDEDVHDRLKLRLQDAEARLDKLGRWFWGVTCYALDGRAHFDEQSYAFSLSKPPTGISAGRYQLIRGSTQPDMLAHAYRLSHPLGEWSIDSGLNAATPVATLKLDYSKHGARISVIERLRGMSGWLTLARVRVTAFETTEALLFSGLTDDGQVLDQEACEKLMAIPAASKPTPLSTAVPEALLANSQRAITATIARVLEANQRLFNEERDKLERWADDKLLAAEEALKNTKARIAQLKRDARKAVTLHEQDGIQRELSELERKQRRLRQEIFSVEDEIIAERDQLIVSLQQRLQEKTSNETLFSVRWQVN from the coding sequence TTGATCTCTGCTTACCATGCCAAGTACTACGCCCATGAGTTGACAAGGCGGCATATCGCCGACAGCGTAGGCCGCCTCTCGCAGTCGCTTTTTGACGCGAGCGTCGATCTCAATCCGCACCAGATAGAGGCGGCACTGTTCGCCCTGCGCAACCCTCTGCAGGAAGGCGTGCTGTTGGCTGACGAGGTGGGCCTGGGCAAAACTATCGAGGCCTCGCTAGTAGTTTGCCAGTACTGGGCAGAGCGTCGCCGTCGGCTGCTGGTCATCTGCCCTGCCAGCCTACGAAAGCAATGGGCGCAGGAGCTGCAGGACAAGTTCGCCGTACCCACCGCCGTAATGGATGCAGTTTCACTGCGCACGCAGTCCGCTGGGGACACGCTCGCCACGCTGCAACGGCAGGTTGGCAAGGCAGTCGTCATAATGTCCTACCAGTTCGCCGCCAAGCTGGAAGCCGAGTTGCGGGCCGTGCCTTGGGATGTCGTAGTCCTCGACGAAGCGCACAAGCTGCGCAATGCCCACCGCGCCAGTAACCGCACCGGGCAGGCACTAAAGCGCGCATTGCACGGCCGTAAGAAACTCATGCTCACGGCTACGCCGTTGCAGAACTCGTTAATGGAGCTGTACGGGCTGTCTACGCTGATCGATGAGCACATGTTCGGCGATGAAGCTGCCTTCCGCAAGCAATTCATGAACAGCGGAACAGGGCTTGATGAACTGCGTGTGCGCCTTGCCACCTTCGCCAAACGGACACTGCGCCGTGACGTACTGGAGTACATCAAGTACACCGAGCGCAAGGCACTTACCCAGCCGTTCAACCCGACTGACGACGAGCAGGCGCTGTATGAGCGCATATCGGCCTTTCTGCAAAAGGAAGACTCTTATGCCCTGCCCAAGCAGCAGCGCCATCTCACTGCATTGATCCTGCGTAAACTGCTGGCCTCCAGTTCGCACGCTGTTGCTGCTACTTTGGTCACAATCCGCGAGCGACTGCAAGGCCTACTAACGGCAGACAAAACGGAGGACGACGGCAACCAGTTGGTCGAACAGCTCATCGCCGAAGACGATCTGGAGCAGGACTACCTGGAAGAAGAAGCCAGCGAAGCTGAAGAAGACGCCGAAGCCCCCACGGCTGCTGCAGCCGAAAACGGCAAGCCCTGCGCTGCTAAAGATGCTCAGGCAGCCCGCGTGGCGATCACCGCCGAGATCCAGGAACTGACCGCATTCATCGATGCCGCACGAGCTCTGCAGACCGACACGAAGGCACAAGCGCTGTTGAAGGCGCTCAACCTGGGTTTCGGCAAAATGACCGAGCTGCGAGCGCCACGTAAGGCCATCATCTTCACGGAATCAAAGCGCACTCAGGAATACCTGCACCGCTTCCTCTCAGCCAACGGCCATGCGGGCAAATTGGTGTTGTTCAGCGGGACGAACACCCACGAGGACTCCACCGCTATCTACCAGCGCTGGCTGGAACAGTATAAAGGTACAGATCGCGTCACCGGTTCGCCGCAGGTAGATCGCCGCACCGCGCTGATCGACCACTTCCGCAAGGACGACGGCAAAGGCGCGGAAATCATGATCGCCACCGAAGCGGCTGCCGAAGGCGTCAACCTGCAGTTTTGCGCGCTGATCATCAACTACGACCTGCCGTGGAACCCGCAGCGCGTGGAACAGCGCATCGGCCGCTGCCACCGCTACGGTCAGCGTTTCGATGTGGTAGTCATCAACTTCCTCAATACCCGTAACCAAGCCGACCAGCGAGTTCTGGAACTGCTCACTGAGAAATTCAATCTATTCTCGGGCGTGTTTGGCGCAAGCGATGAAGTGCTGGGCCGCATCGAGGGTGGCCTCGATTTTGAGAAACGCATCCTTCAAATCTACGATACCTGTCGTCAACCCGAGCAGATCGAAGCCGCCTTCAATGCCCTTCAAACAGAGCTGGAAGAAGTCATTGCCGACCGAATCAAGCACACCCAATCACAGCTTCTGGAAAATTTTGATGAGGATGTTCACGACCGGCTTAAGCTGCGACTGCAGGACGCCGAGGCGCGTCTCGACAAGCTGGGGCGCTGGTTTTGGGGCGTCACCTGCTATGCATTAGATGGCCGCGCGCATTTTGACGAACAGTCCTACGCATTCTCATTAAGCAAGCCGCCTACTGGAATATCCGCTGGCCGTTACCAGCTCATTCGAGGTTCGACGCAGCCGGACATGCTGGCGCACGCCTACCGCCTCAGCCATCCGCTTGGGGAGTGGAGCATTGACAGCGGCCTGAATGCTGCGACGCCTGTTGCCACCTTGAAGCTCGACTACAGCAAACACGGGGCACGCATCTCCGTCATCGAGCGACTGCGCGGTATGTCCGGCTGGCTGACGCTGGCGCGGGTAAGAGTCACCGCGTTCGAGACCACGGAGGCGCTGTTGTTCTCAGGCCTCACTGACGATGGTCAGGTGTTAGATCAGGAAGCCTGCGAAAAGCTGATGGCCATTCCGGCAGCTAGCAAGCCCACTCCCTTGAGCACAGCCGTGCCCGAGGCACTTCTGGCCAACAGCCAGCGTGCGATCACCGCTACCATTGCCCGAGTGCTGGAAGCCAACCAGCGCCTCTTCAATGAAGAACGGGACAAGCTGGAACGCTGGGCTGACGACAAGCTGCTGGCCGCAGAAGAAGCCCTGAAGAACACCAAGGCGCGTATCGCCCAGTTGAAGCGCGACGCCCGCAAGGCTGTCACTTTGCACGAGCAAGACGGCATCCAGCGCGAACTGTCTGAGCTGGAGCGCAAGCAACGACGTCTGCGTCAGGAAATTTTCTCCGTCGAGGACGAAATCATCGCCGAGCGTGACCAATTGATAGTGTCGCTCCAGCAGCGCTTACAAGAAAAAACAAGCAACGAGACCCTGTTTAGCGTGCGCTGGCAGGTTAACTAA
- a CDS encoding IS3 family transposase (programmed frameshift) has product MSGKRYTEEFKVAAVKQVLDRGHPAAQVAERLGVSIHSIYAWIKRYGVPEAERKANDAQTEEMRRLKAELKRVTEERDILPKGRGVLCQDVRVRYAFIREHQAVHSVRRLCKMVKVHPSGYYAWCITAESPREKENRRLLGHIKQSWLESGAVYGYRKVYDDLQELGEQCGINRVHRLMRSEGIRSQTGYAKRKSKRGGPPSVVAPNHLQREFDVTEPNKVWVTDITYLRTCEGWLYLAVVLDLFSRQVIGWSMSSRIDRELAMSALLMAVWRRQPTEEVMVHSDQGSQFSSYDWRDFLAAHGLVQSMSRRGNCHDNAVAESFFQLLKRERIRRKTYSTRDEARQDVFDYIEMFYNPKRRHGFSERLSPIEFEKRHSLRLQSV; this is encoded by the exons ATGAGCGGAAAGCGGTACACGGAAGAATTCAAGGTTGCGGCGGTCAAGCAGGTGCTGGATCGCGGGCATCCAGCAGCGCAGGTGGCTGAGCGCCTCGGCGTGAGCATTCACAGCATCTACGCTTGGATCAAGCGCTACGGCGTTCCCGAGGCCGAGCGCAAGGCCAACGACGCCCAGACAGAGGAAATGCGGCGCCTGAAGGCCGAACTGAAACGCGTCACCGAGGAGCGCGATATTTTGC CGAAAGGCCGCGGCGTACTTTGCCAAGACGTCCGGGTAAGGTACGCCTTCATTCGCGAGCACCAGGCCGTGCATTCAGTCCGGCGGCTGTGCAAGATGGTCAAGGTTCACCCCAGCGGCTATTACGCTTGGTGCATCACTGCCGAAAGTCCGCGTGAGAAAGAGAACCGACGGCTGCTTGGCCATATCAAGCAGTCTTGGCTGGAGAGCGGCGCGGTCTACGGTTACCGCAAGGTCTACGATGACTTGCAGGAGCTTGGTGAGCAATGCGGGATCAACCGAGTTCATCGCCTGATGCGATCTGAGGGCATACGTTCTCAAACGGGCTACGCCAAGCGGAAGTCGAAGCGCGGCGGCCCACCATCGGTCGTCGCACCCAACCACCTGCAACGGGAGTTCGATGTTACTGAACCAAACAAGGTGTGGGTCACCGATATCACCTACCTGCGAACCTGTGAGGGATGGCTCTACCTGGCAGTTGTCTTGGACCTGTTCTCTCGTCAGGTAATCGGATGGTCGATGAGTTCACGGATCGACCGCGAGCTGGCGATGAGCGCTTTGCTGATGGCTGTATGGCGCCGACAACCGACTGAAGAGGTTATGGTCCACTCAGATCAGGGGAGCCAATTTAGCAGCTACGATTGGCGCGACTTCCTGGCGGCACATGGCCTCGTGCAAAGCATGAGCCGACGAGGCAATTGTCACGACAATGCCGTGGCTGAGAGCTTTTTCCAGTTGCTAAAGCGCGAGCGAATACGGCGCAAGACCTATTCGACCCGCGACGAGGCCAGGCAGGATGTCTTCGACTACATTGAGATGTTCTACAATCCAAAGCGTCGCCATGGATTCAGCGAAAGGCTTTCGCCGATCGAATTCGAAAAGCGGCATTCTCTACGGCTGCAGAGTGTCTAG
- a CDS encoding DUF2306 domain-containing protein has product MLFGLSQLGVFHTAISLVAVASGAAALWRDRRITSRNSLGRIYVVTTLVTCVSALGIFAHGGFGPPHIFALVTLATLLLAFGAERLGMFGRKAAYVATIGYSATFFFSLIPGITETSTRLPLGNPLLASPEAPALKTAYLVLLVLFLVGAVLQAKMIRALHNS; this is encoded by the coding sequence ATGCTGTTCGGACTTTCCCAACTTGGCGTCTTCCATACCGCCATCAGCCTTGTCGCCGTTGCGAGCGGCGCTGCCGCCTTGTGGCGCGATCGCAGGATCACCTCGCGCAATTCGCTGGGAAGAATCTATGTGGTAACGACCCTTGTCACCTGCGTGAGCGCTCTTGGCATCTTCGCACACGGCGGCTTCGGTCCGCCGCATATATTCGCCCTGGTCACACTGGCCACACTGCTCCTTGCGTTCGGCGCCGAGCGCCTTGGCATGTTCGGCCGCAAGGCGGCCTATGTGGCCACCATCGGCTACTCCGCCACCTTCTTCTTCAGCCTCATTCCCGGCATCACGGAGACCTCGACGCGGCTCCCGCTTGGCAATCCACTATTGGCGAGCCCTGAAGCGCCAGCCCTGAAGACCGCTTACCTGGTGCTGCTGGTCCTGTTCCTCGTCGGCGCGGTGTTACAGGCGAAGATGATCAGGGCCCTGCACAATTCGTGA
- a CDS encoding restriction endonuclease, with translation MKLQFSHQDYQTKAVDAVVKVFDGQPLAKSDFALAGQNGSVTYAANGSIGNALQLSEEQVLANVQAVQKANSLPVSVELVASLSDNGKEVFCPLNFTIEMETGTGKTYTFIKTMYELNKLYGFKKFVVVVPSVAIREGTMKNLEITRSHFAADYANVPCVPILYNGDKLTELRHFAQCDALSVLVINIDSFTKDNNKIKQKGERAFAPIEYIKAVNPIVIVDEPQNFETDVRRRALMDLNPLFTLRYSATHKNPYNLLYSLNPVQAYDLGLVKQIEVDGVLADEDHNEAFVELISIDAKAKGITAKVRLDVNDKTGPKRKELTLKLGDDLYDKSGRRDVYRDGYILNEFLSNDEIEFSGGRVLRVSQAQGGLADDVMKFQIERTVAAHFAKLKNFQPIGVKVLSLFFIDKVANYRTFDEEGNRVAGKFEVWFEEAFNKYTSMSKYRGLIPHAANEVHDGYFSGDKKGKGAKAKTVWVDTSGTVAKDDSTYQLIMKEKERLLGADEPLQFIFSHSALREGWDNPNVFQICTLNETKSAMKKRQEIGRGLRLCVNKNGERVQDKRVNVLTVIPNESYEAFAKALQQEIEEETGVSFDKRIKNARAKARIQRKTLNPEEEALFQAIWNKISYQTRYSVRLDTPRLIAECVKALSDLNQYPAVKPPKIRADKAKIVMRAEGVQGIHTATNDTDAVMYGTTVPDVYSYIQNRVHLSRTTLFAILDGSGRLNELLLNAQAFLDLAISAIRTCLQTLMVEGIEYHTINGRRYEMSLLNEELETYLSSVYPPAQDDMTTPIEKTLLEAQPLDEQKAPVGEAFSCVLSDSDTESQFAHDCTVDERVKFFFKLPGKFKIPTPLGTYNPDWAVVLENDSRVYFVAETKSTTVKANRRPAENLQIACGRKHFELVDNVTFKDVTTLEELIAGGS, from the coding sequence ATGAAACTCCAGTTTTCACACCAGGACTACCAAACCAAGGCGGTGGACGCCGTCGTCAAGGTCTTCGATGGCCAGCCCCTGGCCAAGAGCGATTTTGCACTCGCGGGTCAGAATGGCAGCGTGACCTATGCGGCCAATGGCAGCATTGGCAACGCGTTACAACTCTCGGAAGAGCAAGTGTTGGCCAACGTGCAGGCAGTGCAGAAGGCTAATAGCCTGCCCGTGTCTGTCGAACTGGTGGCCTCGCTGTCGGACAACGGTAAAGAGGTGTTTTGCCCGCTGAACTTCACCATCGAGATGGAGACGGGCACGGGCAAGACCTATACCTTCATCAAGACCATGTACGAGCTCAACAAGCTCTACGGCTTTAAGAAGTTTGTGGTGGTGGTGCCCAGCGTGGCCATTCGCGAAGGCACGATGAAAAATCTAGAAATCACGCGAAGCCACTTTGCGGCCGACTATGCGAACGTTCCCTGTGTGCCGATTCTGTACAACGGCGATAAGCTCACCGAATTGCGCCACTTTGCCCAGTGCGATGCGTTGAGTGTGCTGGTGATCAACATCGACAGCTTCACCAAGGACAACAACAAGATCAAGCAAAAGGGCGAGCGTGCGTTTGCCCCCATCGAGTACATCAAAGCCGTCAACCCTATTGTCATCGTGGACGAGCCACAAAACTTTGAAACCGATGTCCGCCGTCGTGCTTTGATGGACTTGAACCCACTCTTTACGCTGCGTTATTCAGCCACCCACAAAAACCCCTACAACCTCTTGTATTCGCTCAATCCGGTGCAGGCCTATGACCTAGGGCTGGTCAAGCAGATCGAGGTGGACGGTGTGTTGGCGGACGAGGATCACAACGAGGCGTTTGTGGAGTTAATCAGCATCGACGCCAAAGCGAAGGGCATCACGGCCAAAGTGCGCCTGGATGTGAATGACAAAACTGGCCCCAAGCGCAAGGAGCTGACGCTCAAGCTGGGGGATGACCTTTACGACAAGTCGGGCAGGCGGGACGTCTATCGCGATGGATACATCCTGAACGAGTTTTTGAGTAACGATGAGATCGAATTTTCGGGCGGTCGTGTGCTGCGGGTGAGCCAGGCGCAAGGTGGCCTGGCCGATGATGTGATGAAGTTCCAGATCGAGCGCACGGTGGCCGCGCACTTTGCCAAGCTGAAAAATTTTCAGCCCATTGGCGTGAAGGTGCTGAGCCTGTTCTTCATTGACAAGGTGGCCAACTACCGCACCTTCGACGAGGAGGGCAACCGGGTGGCAGGAAAGTTTGAGGTCTGGTTTGAAGAGGCATTCAACAAATACACCAGCATGTCCAAATATCGTGGGCTGATTCCCCATGCGGCCAACGAAGTTCACGACGGCTACTTCTCGGGCGACAAAAAAGGCAAGGGTGCCAAGGCTAAAACGGTGTGGGTGGACACCTCGGGCACGGTGGCCAAGGACGACAGCACTTACCAGCTGATTATGAAAGAAAAGGAACGGCTGCTGGGCGCTGACGAGCCGCTGCAGTTCATCTTCAGCCACTCGGCCTTGCGCGAAGGCTGGGACAACCCCAATGTGTTCCAGATTTGCACCCTCAACGAAACCAAGAGCGCTATGAAAAAGCGCCAAGAAATTGGTCGGGGTCTGCGCCTGTGCGTGAACAAGAATGGTGAACGCGTTCAAGATAAGCGCGTGAATGTGTTGACCGTGATCCCGAACGAAAGCTACGAAGCCTTTGCGAAGGCCCTGCAGCAGGAGATCGAGGAAGAAACTGGCGTGAGCTTTGATAAGCGCATCAAGAACGCCCGTGCTAAGGCGCGCATCCAGCGCAAGACACTAAATCCCGAAGAAGAGGCACTGTTCCAGGCGATCTGGAACAAGATCAGCTACCAGACTCGTTATAGCGTGCGGTTGGACACTCCTAGGCTGATTGCAGAGTGTGTGAAGGCGTTGAGTGATCTGAACCAATACCCCGCAGTGAAGCCGCCAAAGATACGCGCCGATAAGGCCAAAATTGTCATGCGTGCTGAAGGTGTGCAAGGCATTCACACCGCGACGAATGACACTGACGCGGTGATGTATGGCACTACGGTGCCCGATGTGTATTCCTACATCCAGAATCGAGTGCACCTCTCCCGGACGACACTATTCGCCATCCTGGACGGATCAGGCCGCTTAAACGAGCTATTGCTTAACGCGCAGGCATTTTTGGACTTGGCAATTTCAGCCATTCGCACGTGCTTGCAAACGCTGATGGTAGAGGGTATTGAGTACCACACCATCAATGGCCGTCGCTATGAGATGAGCCTGCTAAATGAAGAGCTGGAAACGTACCTGAGCAGCGTGTACCCGCCCGCTCAGGACGACATGACGACGCCCATAGAGAAAACTTTGCTGGAAGCCCAGCCGCTGGACGAGCAAAAAGCGCCCGTTGGCGAAGCGTTTTCATGCGTTTTAAGTGACAGCGATACCGAGAGCCAGTTTGCCCATGACTGCACGGTAGATGAACGGGTCAAATTCTTCTTCAAGCTGCCAGGCAAATTCAAGATCCCGACCCCCTTGGGGACCTACAACCCCGATTGGGCTGTGGTGCTGGAGAACGACAGCCGGGTCTACTTTGTAGCAGAAACCAAGTCCACAACCGTCAAAGCCAACCGCCGCCCTGCAGAAAACCTGCAAATTGCCTGTGGGCGCAAGCATTTTGAGCTGGTCGATAACGTGACGTTCAAAGATGTCACGACGTTGGAGGAGCTGATAGCAGGAGGCAGTTAA